From one Paeniglutamicibacter psychrophenolicus genomic stretch:
- a CDS encoding DUF4352 domain-containing protein: MTEHNGFPAGDPIRGAKAQAKADKAYKKAMRPWFKKKRVILPLALVAVIGIANLANGGGDKETDANGSSVGSTVQQAEAATPSKKTEDAAPSKKAEKKAPAFPGAEESDVIGNAGAALKMGDITVTSAALEQGKSILGATLCTAVSVKNGSDETIDFNSMDWKLQSPGGTIKNITFGGSDDTIGGGEIAPGGSTKGDVCFEAKNEKGQYIVLYEPVFKFFSDRAAWINK, encoded by the coding sequence ATGACAGAACACAACGGTTTCCCAGCAGGGGATCCAATACGCGGTGCCAAGGCACAGGCAAAAGCGGACAAGGCGTACAAGAAGGCCATGCGCCCCTGGTTCAAGAAGAAGCGGGTCATCCTGCCGTTAGCGTTGGTGGCCGTCATCGGCATCGCTAATCTCGCTAACGGGGGCGGCGACAAAGAAACCGACGCAAACGGTTCTTCCGTGGGATCCACCGTCCAGCAGGCGGAGGCTGCGACTCCTTCAAAGAAGACGGAGGATGCTGCCCCTTCAAAGAAGGCAGAGAAGAAGGCTCCCGCGTTCCCGGGTGCCGAGGAATCCGATGTCATCGGTAATGCCGGTGCAGCGCTCAAGATGGGAGATATCACCGTTACCTCTGCCGCCTTGGAACAGGGGAAATCCATACTAGGCGCGACGTTGTGTACCGCCGTGAGTGTGAAAAACGGTTCGGACGAGACCATCGATTTCAACTCGATGGATTGGAAGCTGCAGTCTCCTGGCGGCACGATCAAGAACATCACGTTCGGGGGCAGTGATGACACGATCGGCGGAGGTGAGATCGCACCCGGGGGAAGCACCAAGGGCGATGTTTGCTTCGAAGCAAAAAACGAAAAAGGCCAGTACATAGTCCTTTACGAGCCGGTCTTCAAGTTCTTCTCTGACCGGGCTGCCTGGATCAACAAATAA
- the tnpC gene encoding IS66 family transposase, which produces MLNPGCCHAAMLSVARTVELLADAFGAPVSTGWLASLQTRAEKLLEPFLETLRHQVRHAPVVHFDETGGRVEGALRWVHGACTPGLTLLYLAPGRSNDSIEAGGILGHEFNGVAVNDGLPACRKFPVRHGLCNAQIVRELAGIAEATGQQWPTGLSELLVHMLVAVNQAKAAGASGLNKRMLRGYRRRYDRLISEGISLNPLPPPTGKRGRPTQGAVRSLLRRLDDYREEVLRFATDFRGPWDNNQAERDIRMVKMQQKFSGSWRSWDGASNFLATRSYMAAARKQGKNVLEALETLGDLLAGSPGSPPPPEQFPYRPQKAQSRDAGDCA; this is translated from the coding sequence ATGCTGAATCCTGGCTGCTGCCATGCTGCCATGCTGTCGGTGGCACGCACTGTCGAGCTGCTCGCCGACGCCTTCGGCGCACCAGTCTCCACCGGGTGGCTCGCCTCCCTGCAAACGCGGGCGGAGAAACTGCTCGAACCGTTTCTCGAGACCCTCCGGCACCAGGTGCGGCACGCACCGGTGGTGCACTTCGACGAGACCGGCGGCCGCGTGGAGGGGGCCCTGCGCTGGGTGCACGGCGCCTGCACGCCCGGGTTGACGCTGCTATACCTGGCACCCGGGCGCAGCAATGATTCCATTGAGGCAGGTGGGATCCTGGGGCACGAATTCAACGGCGTCGCGGTCAACGACGGGTTGCCGGCCTGCCGGAAATTCCCGGTCAGGCACGGATTATGCAATGCCCAAATCGTCCGAGAGCTGGCCGGGATCGCCGAGGCCACCGGGCAGCAATGGCCCACCGGGTTGTCGGAGTTGCTGGTTCACATGCTGGTGGCCGTCAACCAGGCCAAGGCCGCCGGCGCGTCCGGCCTGAACAAGAGGATGCTGCGCGGCTACCGGCGCCGCTACGACCGACTCATCAGCGAGGGCATCAGCCTCAACCCCTTGCCGCCGCCGACCGGCAAACGCGGGCGACCCACCCAGGGCGCGGTCCGCTCCCTGCTCAGGCGTCTGGATGACTACCGGGAGGAGGTCCTGCGCTTCGCGACCGACTTCAGGGGCCCGTGGGACAACAACCAGGCCGAGCGAGACATCCGCATGGTCAAGATGCAGCAGAAGTTCTCCGGTTCCTGGCGCTCGTGGGACGGAGCCAGCAACTTCCTGGCCACCCGCTCCTACATGGCAGCCGCACGCAAACAGGGCAAGAACGTCCTCGAGGCCCTCGAGACTCTCGGGGACCTGTTGGCGGGGAGCCCTGGCTCCCCGCCACCTCCTGAACAGTTCCCATATCGACCCCAAAAGGCGCAGTCCCGGGATGCCGGAGACTGCGCCTGA
- a CDS encoding VOC family protein: MVGSWQALVIDCENPDTLAIFYEELLGMVRVENDVDWVGIGDAPNRPAIAFQRVDPYVAPEWPGHVHPQQAHIDVRVKDLDIAEIEVLSMGATSMGVGSKSYRVYLDPQKHPFCLVCW; this comes from the coding sequence ATGGTTGGCTCGTGGCAAGCATTGGTTATTGACTGTGAGAACCCCGATACACTGGCCATCTTCTATGAGGAACTGTTGGGTATGGTTCGCGTAGAGAATGATGTTGACTGGGTTGGTATCGGAGATGCTCCAAACAGGCCGGCCATTGCATTTCAAAGGGTGGATCCCTATGTGGCACCGGAATGGCCGGGGCATGTGCATCCGCAACAGGCCCACATCGATGTCAGGGTCAAGGATCTTGACATCGCTGAAATAGAGGTGCTTTCGATGGGCGCGACTTCGATGGGAGTAGGGTCCAAAAGTTACCGCGTGTACCTTGACCCGCAGAAGCATCCGTTTTGCTTGGTGTGTTGGTAG
- a CDS encoding Flp family type IVb pilin, protein MNTLLANIFLALQTVGDKLRREEKGATAVEYGIMVAGIAVAVIAVVFLLGSTLDGMFEGVEACVAAPGTVCVP, encoded by the coding sequence ATGAACACCTTGCTCGCAAACATCTTCCTTGCCCTTCAGACCGTCGGTGACAAGCTTCGCCGCGAGGAAAAGGGAGCCACCGCCGTTGAATATGGCATCATGGTTGCCGGCATCGCCGTGGCAGTCATCGCAGTCGTATTCCTCTTGGGCAGCACGCTTGACGGAATGTTCGAAGGCGTCGAAGCATGTGTGGCGGCACCCGGGACAGTCTGCGTACCGTAA
- a CDS encoding TadE/TadG family type IV pilus assembly protein, producing MSKTDQRGASAVEFAIVLPLLLTLLLGIIEFGFLFNQQISLTQAAREGARAYAIHHGELGFNLTTAAQNAAPSLGPVNADAGAGCDSDNIVRVTVSRSYSSITGWFDFLSITKLEGKGAMRCGG from the coding sequence ATGTCAAAAACGGATCAAAGAGGAGCTTCGGCGGTCGAATTCGCCATTGTCCTGCCACTATTACTTACTCTATTGCTAGGGATAATCGAATTCGGATTTCTGTTTAATCAGCAGATATCGTTGACACAGGCAGCCAGGGAAGGAGCCCGGGCCTACGCTATCCACCACGGCGAACTAGGTTTCAATCTGACAACAGCCGCGCAGAACGCAGCGCCCTCGCTGGGGCCAGTCAATGCGGACGCGGGTGCGGGCTGTGATTCAGACAACATTGTTAGAGTCACCGTATCTCGTTCATACTCTTCAATTACGGGCTGGTTTGATTTCCTGAGCATCACGAAGCTCGAGGGCAAGGGAGCCATGAGATGCGGCGGCTAA
- a CDS encoding Tad domain-containing protein codes for MKFEQKMSSKEDGISSVLVAIMLVVLLGFAAISIDVGKLYWEKAQLQNGADTSALSIAAICAKDFADPLCVPESTVAQLLANRNANDVASTVESVSILSNEVTVTTAASEEGAPANSISTWFAKILDPTFASSEVRASATAIWGPPKFLGTKFPLAFSQCEIDSSPTFDGNLQFLMSHGVDDKDSKKNPDACHSTSSGHEIPGGFGWLTQEPLDSCSVDTIIGEWEFTDVGNDFKDGCMLTLSKWKDMLEAGETVIAFLPVFDDVRGTGAGGEFKIYSYAAIEIHGWHFKNDKKPEAVLDYQPPAVAKVIKDGDYKNSDLGFVGRFIRYVFDDEDASGGGGTDHYGAGVVRLSN; via the coding sequence ATGAAGTTTGAGCAAAAAATGTCTTCCAAAGAAGATGGTATTTCCAGCGTTCTCGTGGCCATCATGTTGGTAGTATTGCTGGGATTCGCTGCGATATCGATTGATGTTGGCAAACTCTATTGGGAAAAAGCCCAACTCCAAAACGGTGCTGATACCAGCGCGCTGTCCATTGCCGCGATTTGTGCAAAAGACTTCGCCGACCCATTGTGCGTTCCGGAATCCACAGTTGCGCAATTGCTCGCGAACAGAAACGCCAATGACGTTGCATCCACCGTTGAGTCCGTTTCAATCCTAAGTAACGAAGTAACGGTCACTACTGCTGCTTCAGAGGAGGGGGCTCCGGCCAATTCGATCTCCACCTGGTTCGCGAAGATCCTTGATCCAACTTTTGCAAGTTCGGAAGTTAGGGCCAGCGCAACCGCCATCTGGGGACCTCCAAAATTCCTTGGAACCAAATTCCCGTTAGCCTTCTCACAGTGCGAAATCGATTCATCGCCAACTTTCGACGGAAACTTGCAGTTTCTCATGAGTCACGGTGTCGATGACAAGGACAGTAAGAAGAATCCCGACGCTTGCCACAGCACCTCATCTGGGCATGAAATTCCTGGCGGCTTCGGTTGGCTCACACAGGAACCCTTGGATAGTTGCTCGGTTGATACGATCATCGGCGAGTGGGAATTTACCGATGTTGGCAACGATTTCAAGGACGGATGCATGCTGACCCTAAGCAAATGGAAGGACATGCTTGAGGCGGGCGAAACAGTCATTGCATTCCTACCGGTCTTCGATGATGTCAGAGGCACCGGTGCCGGCGGTGAGTTCAAGATCTACTCCTACGCGGCAATCGAGATTCACGGTTGGCATTTCAAGAATGACAAAAAGCCTGAAGCGGTGCTGGATTACCAGCCCCCTGCGGTAGCGAAAGTCATTAAGGACGGCGATTACAAGAACTCGGATCTGGGATTCGTTGGTCGATTCATCAGATACGTCTTCGACGATGAAGACGCATCGGGAGGAGGCGGCACGGATCACTACGGTGCTGGAGTTGTCAGACTCAGCAACTAG
- the cpaB gene encoding Flp pilus assembly protein CpaB, with amino-acid sequence MKTRLLGGIAALVLAVVGAVLLYTYVNAADARAQAALEPVQVLVVTKDVPAGTLVKDLGQSLTVTSLPAAAVSDSALNSLNDQDGKVVAQDMVVGEHLLAAKLVPADSLLIPGTVAVPKGLQEVTVLLDPARVVGSMLRAGDTVGIFGSFSDAKAEGETTESSKVTKLLYDKVLVTAIQVAPQTQDPQSKDVAALPSGSAYVTFGVDSNQAAKIVYSQEFASIWLTKQNEDTPAGNTSAVTIKEVLK; translated from the coding sequence ATGAAAACACGGCTGCTGGGGGGCATTGCCGCACTAGTGTTGGCTGTAGTTGGTGCCGTACTCCTTTACACATATGTTAACGCCGCTGATGCACGCGCACAGGCCGCACTGGAACCTGTTCAAGTCTTGGTTGTCACCAAAGACGTACCTGCAGGAACGCTGGTAAAAGACTTGGGTCAATCCTTGACGGTAACGAGCCTGCCAGCTGCAGCAGTTTCGGACAGCGCGTTAAACTCGCTCAACGACCAAGACGGAAAGGTCGTCGCTCAAGACATGGTTGTTGGTGAACACCTGCTCGCGGCAAAACTTGTTCCCGCAGATTCGCTTCTGATTCCTGGAACTGTCGCTGTTCCCAAGGGCCTTCAAGAGGTGACCGTACTTCTGGATCCTGCACGTGTGGTCGGTTCGATGCTTCGGGCAGGAGATACTGTTGGAATTTTTGGTAGTTTCTCCGATGCCAAAGCCGAAGGTGAGACGACAGAATCGAGCAAGGTCACTAAGCTGCTCTACGACAAGGTCCTAGTCACAGCAATCCAGGTTGCTCCACAGACTCAGGACCCGCAGAGCAAGGATGTCGCGGCGTTGCCTTCAGGGTCCGCGTATGTGACCTTCGGAGTTGATTCGAACCAAGCTGCAAAGATTGTCTACAGTCAAGAGTTTGCAAGTATCTGGCTGACCAAACAAAATGAAGATACACCGGCCGGGAACACTAGTGCGGTCACTATTAAAGAGGTGCTCAAATGA
- a CDS encoding AAA family ATPase, whose amino-acid sequence MSRFLLLTDLPDFEKVVELAIRGALPGNLQRIPAAAVQLTPEELLTRSLGEITDVLLLGPDVNTAAALDLATAMDLLHPDISVVLTASGDSELVMTAMRAGIRDIADPGAEPEQLRVLLERNCLITESRRRQTGDGIHERQRGRVIAVMSPKGGVGKTTIATNLAVGLSKIAPMGVVILDLDLQFGDVSSALNLDPEHTITDAVFGAAAQDSMVLKAYLSVGESGVYALCGPKNPADADLITAEQVAILVSQLAAEFQYVVLDTAPGLGEHLLAALELTTDAVWVCGMDVPSIRGLNNGLAVLRELQLIPEGRHVVLNFADKRNGLTVQDIELSIGLPVDAVIPVSRSVSLSTNKGIPLLAEKTRGPAWRNLHRFALRFDPSSKDSQRKSVHRREVLQ is encoded by the coding sequence ATGAGTCGCTTTCTCTTGCTCACCGATCTGCCTGACTTCGAAAAGGTTGTTGAACTGGCTATTCGTGGCGCGTTGCCAGGCAACCTGCAGAGGATACCAGCTGCAGCAGTGCAACTCACACCGGAAGAACTGCTCACCCGTAGTCTCGGTGAGATAACCGATGTCTTGTTGCTCGGGCCCGACGTAAATACAGCTGCGGCATTGGACTTGGCTACGGCAATGGACCTGCTCCATCCCGATATTTCGGTGGTTTTGACCGCGTCGGGAGACTCAGAATTGGTCATGACGGCCATGCGCGCCGGTATCCGCGACATTGCCGATCCGGGCGCCGAACCGGAACAATTGCGTGTCCTTCTGGAACGTAACTGCCTGATCACGGAAAGCCGACGTCGCCAAACCGGTGACGGCATCCATGAACGCCAACGCGGACGAGTCATCGCTGTCATGTCGCCAAAGGGCGGGGTAGGAAAAACCACGATTGCGACCAATCTAGCCGTTGGTTTGTCAAAGATCGCGCCTATGGGCGTGGTCATCCTAGATCTCGATCTACAGTTCGGGGATGTTTCTAGCGCACTCAATCTTGATCCTGAACATACGATTACAGATGCAGTGTTTGGAGCCGCAGCCCAGGATTCGATGGTTCTTAAAGCCTATCTCAGCGTCGGTGAAAGCGGCGTCTATGCGCTTTGCGGGCCCAAGAACCCTGCGGATGCCGATCTCATTACAGCTGAGCAGGTTGCCATCTTGGTGAGCCAGCTTGCGGCCGAATTCCAATACGTTGTCCTGGATACTGCGCCCGGGCTTGGTGAACACCTATTGGCTGCGCTGGAGCTGACAACTGATGCAGTTTGGGTATGCGGCATGGACGTACCAAGTATCCGCGGTCTAAACAACGGTCTTGCAGTTCTACGTGAACTCCAGTTGATCCCCGAAGGTCGCCATGTCGTATTGAACTTCGCCGACAAACGAAACGGGCTGACCGTTCAGGACATAGAGCTATCAATCGGTTTGCCGGTTGATGCCGTCATTCCAGTCTCGCGATCAGTCTCGTTGAGCACCAACAAGGGGATTCCGCTTCTCGCCGAGAAGACGAGGGGCCCAGCCTGGAGAAACCTCCATCGTTTTGCGCTTCGTTTCGATCCGAGTTCAAAGGATTCCCAGCGCAAAAGCGTGCATCGGCGGGAGGTGCTCCAGTGA
- a CDS encoding CpaF family protein, translating to MARMSGTATTPTQPRNHVDGLAALKSRAGEELFRRLGSRITDPSMTEESLRKMAREELSQVIDAENVPLSPEERRRLIRDIGDEVLGMGPLQRLLDDPEITEIMVNHFQQIYIERNGQLELVDARFSSEQQLRRIIERIVSRVGRRIDESSPLVDARLEDGSRVNAIIPPLAVNGPSLTIRKFGRDPLTVRNLIDLGTLSTDMAHLLDACVKARLNIIVSGGTGTGKTTLLNVLSGFIPNNERIVTIEDAVELQLQQEHVVRLESRPPNIEGKGAVNIRDLVRNSLRMRPDRIVVGEVRGGEALDMLQAMNTGHDGSVSTVHANTPRDAIARLETLVLMAGFDLPLRAIREQVASAVDLIVHLTRMRDGTRRVTHVTEVQGMEGDVVTLQDAFVFDYSAGVDAHGRFLGKPIPTGVRPRFIEHFHNVGISVPAGIFGTTFTGGNANAMGRR from the coding sequence ATGGCTCGAATGAGCGGTACCGCAACCACGCCTACCCAACCACGCAACCACGTTGACGGCTTAGCCGCGCTCAAGTCACGTGCAGGTGAAGAGCTGTTCAGGCGGCTTGGTTCGCGTATCACTGATCCGTCCATGACCGAAGAATCTCTTAGGAAGATGGCGCGCGAAGAGCTTAGTCAGGTCATTGATGCAGAGAACGTTCCGCTGTCTCCTGAGGAACGCCGGCGGCTTATTCGGGACATCGGCGACGAGGTCTTGGGTATGGGACCCTTGCAGAGGCTGCTAGATGACCCGGAAATCACCGAAATCATGGTGAACCATTTCCAACAGATCTACATCGAGCGGAACGGCCAGTTGGAGCTGGTGGACGCCAGGTTCAGTTCCGAACAACAATTGCGCCGAATCATTGAGCGAATAGTTTCGCGCGTAGGCCGGCGTATTGACGAGTCTTCGCCACTTGTTGATGCGCGTTTGGAGGATGGTAGCCGTGTCAATGCCATAATTCCTCCCCTTGCAGTCAACGGTCCCAGCCTAACCATTCGAAAATTTGGCCGTGATCCATTGACCGTTCGAAATCTCATCGATTTAGGGACGTTAAGCACGGACATGGCTCACCTCCTTGACGCCTGCGTGAAGGCACGGTTGAACATCATTGTTTCTGGTGGAACGGGAACTGGGAAGACCACTTTGTTGAATGTACTCTCGGGCTTCATCCCCAATAACGAGCGTATCGTTACCATCGAGGACGCCGTTGAACTTCAGCTACAGCAGGAACACGTGGTTCGCCTCGAAAGCAGGCCGCCGAACATTGAGGGGAAGGGCGCCGTTAATATTCGTGACCTGGTCCGAAATTCACTTCGAATGCGACCAGACCGGATTGTCGTTGGTGAGGTTCGCGGTGGGGAAGCATTAGATATGCTCCAGGCGATGAACACCGGCCACGACGGTTCGGTGTCTACCGTCCACGCGAATACCCCTAGGGATGCGATAGCTCGGTTGGAAACCTTGGTGCTCATGGCTGGCTTCGACCTTCCGTTACGTGCCATACGTGAGCAGGTTGCTTCCGCAGTCGACCTGATTGTGCACCTGACTCGTATGAGGGATGGTACCCGAAGAGTCACCCATGTAACCGAAGTCCAAGGGATGGAGGGGGATGTCGTCACACTGCAGGACGCGTTTGTCTTCGACTACAGTGCCGGTGTGGATGCCCACGGAAGATTCCTCGGTAAACCAATTCCAACTGGTGTCCGTCCTCGATTCATAGAACATTTCCACAACGTTGGAATCTCGGTCCCGGCAGGTATCTTTGGAACGACGTTCACCGGTGGTAATGCCAACGCTATGGGGAGGCGATGA
- a CDS encoding type II secretion system F family protein — translation MTMQIWLAVGGMVSALGAVLLVVFLVFRPASAGISLKRRRQGNVDQRYSMLTRFSGAAVGAVERGVGYQGGRLFNRAALEEAGLKMAPAEFLVLLISGSVVASLLGFVGMGPVGAIFLALLVPVIGWAVLNIRTSKRRSAFDIQLPDLLMTLSGSLRAGHSVMRALDSAIAEFEPPMSEELSRIVNEARVGRDPESTMMDIAQRMESEDFSWIAEAILINREVGGDLAQVLDQVGETIGERAQIKGQVRALAAEGKLSAYILIALPIGVSLMLGLINPTYIGTLFIHPVGIVMLVVGVVMLIIGSFWMSRTIQIKF, via the coding sequence ATGACAATGCAGATATGGTTAGCCGTCGGCGGAATGGTTTCGGCTTTAGGTGCCGTCCTCTTGGTTGTATTCCTAGTCTTTCGGCCGGCCAGCGCCGGTATCTCGTTGAAGCGCCGCCGCCAAGGCAACGTGGATCAACGATACTCAATGCTGACCCGTTTTAGTGGTGCAGCTGTGGGCGCTGTTGAACGTGGTGTCGGTTACCAGGGTGGACGTCTCTTTAATCGTGCCGCGTTGGAGGAAGCCGGATTGAAAATGGCACCGGCAGAGTTCCTAGTGCTCTTGATATCCGGCTCTGTCGTTGCAAGCTTGCTTGGCTTCGTCGGAATGGGACCCGTAGGTGCAATTTTTCTTGCACTGTTGGTTCCTGTTATCGGCTGGGCCGTGTTGAACATACGAACTTCGAAGAGACGCAGTGCCTTCGATATCCAATTACCAGACCTCCTCATGACTCTTTCGGGTAGCCTCCGAGCAGGGCACTCTGTAATGCGTGCGCTGGATTCCGCGATTGCGGAGTTTGAGCCACCTATGTCAGAGGAGCTCAGCCGAATAGTTAATGAGGCCCGTGTTGGACGGGACCCTGAATCAACCATGATGGATATCGCTCAACGCATGGAATCCGAAGACTTTTCTTGGATTGCAGAAGCTATCTTGATCAACCGAGAAGTTGGTGGGGATCTCGCTCAAGTACTCGACCAAGTCGGCGAAACCATCGGCGAACGTGCCCAAATCAAGGGACAGGTTAGGGCCCTTGCAGCAGAAGGCAAGCTTTCGGCCTACATCTTGATTGCTTTGCCGATCGGGGTGTCGTTGATGCTTGGGCTGATCAATCCTACGTACATCGGTACACTCTTCATTCATCCCGTTGGAATCGTGATGCTTGTCGTAGGAGTGGTCATGCTGATCATCGGGTCCTTTTGGATGAGCCGCACTATTCAAATCAAGTTCTAA
- a CDS encoding type II secretion system F family protein, which yields MGLEVIGWAAIALLVFPMAFLVWGFVSVDRNQLVLIKKNLSRTLQGPGEEIERKSDFTALARHLTSGSYAAKLDRLLAMAGRPASWPLDRVIVAKPITALALGGIGILLFLANPVPQLFVMAVALLVLGFFLPDLLVYNQGIKRQETIQLELPNVLDQLLISVEAGLGFESAMARVAATNPGPMAQEMSRALQEMQLGRSRADAYAALAHRSSVADLKSFVRAVIQADRYGIGVVRVLKVQASQMRIKRRQRAEEKAMKLPVKILFPLLSFIFPVLFIVILGPAVINIIESGFFGK from the coding sequence ATGGGACTCGAAGTTATTGGTTGGGCAGCAATTGCACTTTTGGTGTTTCCAATGGCCTTTCTAGTTTGGGGCTTTGTCTCGGTGGACCGAAACCAACTTGTTCTCATCAAGAAAAACCTAAGTAGAACATTGCAGGGACCCGGCGAGGAAATCGAGCGTAAATCCGACTTTACGGCGCTGGCGCGCCATCTGACCTCCGGCTCGTATGCGGCCAAGCTGGATCGTCTGCTTGCCATGGCAGGCCGCCCAGCTTCATGGCCGTTGGATCGCGTGATTGTTGCCAAACCGATCACAGCCTTGGCACTGGGGGGAATCGGGATACTGTTGTTTTTAGCCAACCCAGTGCCGCAGCTATTTGTCATGGCAGTCGCTCTGCTTGTCCTTGGCTTTTTCCTGCCTGACCTGTTGGTCTACAATCAGGGAATCAAACGCCAGGAAACCATCCAGCTCGAACTGCCAAACGTCTTGGACCAATTGCTCATTTCCGTTGAAGCAGGGCTTGGGTTCGAGTCGGCTATGGCCCGTGTTGCGGCAACCAATCCTGGTCCAATGGCCCAAGAAATGAGTAGGGCGCTTCAGGAGATGCAGCTCGGACGGTCACGAGCAGATGCATACGCCGCTTTGGCCCATCGATCCTCAGTTGCAGATTTGAAGTCCTTCGTTCGGGCAGTGATCCAAGCAGATAGATACGGAATTGGCGTCGTGAGAGTATTGAAAGTACAAGCCTCACAAATGCGAATTAAGCGGCGTCAGCGGGCCGAAGAGAAGGCTATGAAACTACCCGTCAAGATCCTCTTCCCACTGCTATCATTTATCTTCCCAGTGTTGTTCATTGTCATTCTAGGACCCGCTGTTATCAACATTATTGAAAGCGGTTTTTTCGGTAAATAA
- a CDS encoding ABC transporter ATP-binding protein, translating into MPAVKFLRTSNLVKSFGNKEVLKGVDLALNEGGTTAIVGPSGSGKTTLLRLIAGFENPDSGTIELNNRPVAGDAWVPAHKREIGYVAQDGALFPHLSVAQNIAFGLDRSWNVAGRRANTRRVAELLEMVSLEASMGERRPHEISGGQQQRVALARALARKPKLMLLDEPFSALDAGLRVATRKAVADVLHAAEITTILVTHDQGEALSFADQVAVMRGGRLAQTGTPFSVYTRPADLDTAEFLGDAVMLDALLQGSLATCSLGGIPVRHATVQGQVRLMLRPEQIRITADGPIRGTVVDTVFFGPETTVRIKLSPVPGLVGGGEVITIRHWNASMARPGMELNLRVIGEGVAFPAEKAVN; encoded by the coding sequence ATGCCAGCCGTCAAGTTCCTGCGCACCAGCAACCTGGTCAAGAGCTTTGGCAACAAGGAAGTCCTCAAGGGGGTCGACCTCGCCCTGAACGAGGGCGGAACCACCGCCATCGTCGGACCCTCTGGATCCGGCAAGACCACTCTGCTGCGACTGATCGCAGGCTTCGAGAACCCGGATTCCGGAACCATCGAACTGAACAACCGCCCGGTGGCCGGGGACGCGTGGGTGCCTGCCCACAAGCGGGAGATCGGGTACGTAGCCCAGGACGGGGCTCTCTTCCCGCACCTGAGCGTGGCCCAGAACATTGCCTTTGGGCTGGATCGCTCCTGGAACGTTGCCGGTCGCAGGGCGAATACCCGGCGCGTGGCCGAGTTGTTGGAGATGGTCTCCCTGGAGGCTTCCATGGGGGAGCGGCGCCCGCACGAGATCTCCGGCGGCCAACAGCAGCGTGTGGCCCTGGCCCGCGCCCTGGCCCGCAAGCCCAAGCTGATGCTGCTGGATGAACCGTTCTCGGCCCTGGATGCCGGGCTGCGCGTGGCCACGCGCAAGGCCGTGGCAGATGTCCTGCATGCGGCGGAAATCACCACGATCCTGGTCACCCACGACCAGGGCGAGGCACTGTCGTTCGCCGACCAGGTGGCGGTCATGCGCGGGGGAAGGCTGGCCCAGACCGGCACGCCGTTCTCCGTCTACACCCGCCCGGCGGACCTCGACACGGCCGAGTTCCTGGGCGATGCGGTCATGCTTGACGCGCTGCTTCAAGGTTCGTTGGCCACATGTTCGCTGGGTGGCATTCCCGTGCGGCATGCAACGGTTCAGGGCCAGGTGCGGCTGATGCTGCGCCCGGAGCAGATCCGGATCACAGCGGACGGACCGATTAGGGGGACCGTGGTGGACACGGTGTTCTTCGGGCCGGAGACCACGGTGCGAATCAAGCTCTCCCCGGTGCCAGGCCTGGTTGGCGGCGGGGAGGTCATCACCATCCGCCACTGGAACGCGTCGATGGCGCGCCCCGGCATGGAATTGAACCTTCGAGTCATCGGTGAGGGAGTTGCTTTCCCAGCTGAGAAGGCCGTGAATTAG